A section of the Streptomyces sp. V3I8 genome encodes:
- a CDS encoding SDR family NAD(P)-dependent oxidoreductase: MLQNKVAVVYGGAGSLGAGVAEAYAEAGARVFLAGRTEKTLREVADATGAAYDVLDAGDEEAVEAHAASVVERAGRIDISFNLVPRGDFQGVPLTDMSVADYTRPVTQGITCQFITARAAVRRMSAQGSGVVLALNSGSHNGSPMLGGTGAADGALDALIRQFAQEAGPAGVRALGIWTAGVVDTLTPEKLSAAGAPAPDEAAVEGIRAHLDSLRMTRRSPRIADIAALATFLASDAATGLTGTWVNATAGMFPS; the protein is encoded by the coding sequence ATGCTGCAGAACAAGGTCGCGGTCGTCTACGGCGGAGCGGGTTCCCTGGGCGCGGGTGTCGCCGAGGCGTACGCGGAGGCCGGGGCGCGGGTGTTCCTCGCCGGCCGGACGGAGAAGACGCTGCGCGAGGTCGCCGACGCGACCGGGGCCGCGTACGACGTGCTCGACGCCGGTGACGAGGAGGCCGTCGAGGCGCACGCCGCCTCGGTCGTCGAACGGGCCGGCCGCATCGACATCTCGTTCAACCTGGTGCCGCGCGGCGACTTCCAGGGCGTCCCCCTGACCGACATGTCGGTGGCGGACTACACCCGGCCGGTCACGCAGGGCATCACCTGCCAGTTCATCACCGCCCGGGCCGCCGTCCGCCGGATGTCCGCACAGGGGTCGGGTGTGGTCCTCGCCCTCAACAGCGGTTCCCACAACGGCAGTCCGATGCTGGGCGGCACCGGGGCGGCCGACGGCGCGCTCGACGCGCTGATCCGCCAGTTCGCCCAGGAGGCCGGTCCGGCGGGCGTCCGCGCGCTCGGCATCTGGACCGCGGGCGTGGTCGACACCCTCACCCCCGAGAAGCTGAGCGCCGCCGGTGCGCCCGCCCCGGACGAGGCGGCCGTCGAGGGCATCCGCGCGCACCTCGACAGCCTGCGGATGACGAGGCGCTCGCCCCGGATCGCGGACATCGCGGCCCTCGCGACGTTCCTCGCCTCCGACGCGGCGACCGGTCTCACCGGCACCTGGGTCAACGCGACCGCCGGGATGTTCCCCAGCTGA
- a CDS encoding MFS transporter yields MTETLAPRTTRPPAGPPLLGALGLFTVLLGAALPLVDFFIVNVALPTIGHDLAAGDAVLELVVSGYGVAYAVLLVLGGRLGDMFGRRRLFLGGMVAFGLTSLACGLAPTAWTLVAARAAQGAASAAMLPQVLATIQAATRGPRRARAMGLYGATAGLSMVAGQILGGVLVAADIAGTGWRAVFLVNVPVVLLGLFLAARAVPETRSQHPQPVDVPGTVLLAVTLVSLLAPLTEGRAAGWPLWTWLSLALSPVAATAFYLVERRAERRGRTPLVPPGLFSNLPLRRGLVMMVPFSIGFSGFMFVIAVALQQGVGLSPVRAGLTLAPMALSFFVMSLLGPRLVTRWGTRVVTAGGLLQAVGVGVLALTVWGSWPHVGGLELWPGVIVAGAGQALQLPVLFRVVLSEVPADRAGVGGGVMITVQQSALALGVATLGTLFLSLVPGHGMGDALAVTLLVQLAGVVLTTALSLRLPREIT; encoded by the coding sequence GTGACCGAAACCCTGGCTCCCCGCACCACCCGCCCGCCGGCCGGCCCACCCCTGCTCGGCGCGCTCGGACTGTTCACCGTGCTGCTCGGCGCGGCCCTGCCCCTCGTCGACTTCTTCATCGTGAACGTCGCCCTGCCCACGATCGGCCACGACCTGGCCGCGGGCGACGCGGTCCTGGAACTCGTCGTCTCCGGCTACGGAGTCGCGTACGCCGTGCTCCTCGTCCTCGGCGGCCGGCTCGGCGACATGTTCGGCCGGCGCCGGCTCTTCCTCGGCGGCATGGTGGCCTTCGGGCTGACCTCGCTGGCGTGCGGCCTCGCCCCGACGGCCTGGACGCTCGTCGCGGCGCGCGCCGCCCAGGGCGCGGCCTCCGCGGCGATGCTCCCGCAGGTCCTCGCCACCATCCAGGCGGCGACCCGGGGACCGCGCCGCGCCAGGGCGATGGGCCTGTACGGCGCCACGGCCGGCCTCTCCATGGTGGCCGGGCAGATACTCGGCGGCGTCCTCGTCGCGGCGGACATCGCGGGCACCGGCTGGCGCGCGGTCTTCCTGGTGAACGTACCCGTCGTGCTGCTGGGCCTGTTCCTGGCCGCGCGGGCCGTCCCCGAGACGCGCTCGCAGCACCCGCAGCCGGTGGACGTCCCCGGCACGGTCCTGCTCGCCGTGACCCTCGTCTCCCTGCTCGCCCCGCTCACCGAGGGCCGGGCGGCGGGCTGGCCCCTGTGGACGTGGCTGTCGCTCGCCCTGTCCCCCGTCGCGGCGACCGCCTTCTACCTGGTCGAGCGCCGGGCGGAACGCCGGGGCCGCACCCCGCTGGTCCCGCCGGGGCTCTTCTCGAACCTGCCCCTGCGCCGCGGCCTGGTGATGATGGTCCCCTTCTCCATCGGCTTCAGCGGCTTCATGTTCGTCATCGCGGTGGCGCTCCAGCAGGGCGTGGGCCTGAGCCCGGTCCGGGCCGGCCTCACCCTCGCGCCGATGGCGCTCTCCTTCTTCGTGATGTCGCTGCTGGGCCCCCGCCTCGTGACCCGCTGGGGTACGCGCGTGGTGACGGCGGGCGGCCTGCTCCAGGCGGTCGGCGTGGGCGTCCTCGCCCTCACGGTGTGGGGCTCCTGGCCCCACGTCGGCGGTCTCGAACTCTGGCCGGGGGTGATCGTCGCGGGCGCGGGACAGGCCCTGCAGCTCCCCGTCCTGTTCCGCGTCGTCCTCTCCGAGGTGCCGGCGGACCGCGCCGGGGTGGGCGGCGGTGTCATGATCACCGTCCAGCAGTCCGCGCTGGCCCTGGGCGTCGCCACCCTCGGCACCCTGTTCCTGAGTCTCGTCCCGGGCCACGGCATGGGCGACGCCCTGGCGGTGACCCTGCTCGTGCAGCTCGCCGGTGTCGTCCTCACCACCGCCCTGAGCCTGCGGCTGCCCCGCGAGATCACCTGA
- a CDS encoding helix-turn-helix transcriptional regulator, which translates to MTITAGESGVGTAAAATAGAGVGVVAGGLVGVREPSAAGVPLRGPDGRPAGESEVRRHELAAFLRHRREHITPEQVGLPRGSRRRTPGLRREEVAQLSSVGVTWYTWLEQARDIQVSVQVLDALARSLMLDSNERAHLFQLAGAVDPTPAWRCPTITPALLQMLEQLEPLPACIQNSRYDILAYNRTYGRLLCDLDEVAPEDRNCMLLITTNEQWRSSIVLLDETVRLMAAKFRAAMAGHLADPAWKMLLKRLCAESEEFREVWGRHEVVGARSKTKLFDNRYVGRLTLVHTDLWLGPAQGARMVTYAPADGESRERLERLRGAAGRA; encoded by the coding sequence ATGACGATCACGGCCGGGGAATCAGGGGTGGGTACGGCGGCAGCCGCAACGGCGGGGGCGGGGGTGGGGGTGGTCGCAGGGGGCCTGGTGGGCGTACGGGAGCCGTCGGCCGCCGGTGTGCCCCTGCGCGGGCCGGACGGGCGGCCCGCGGGGGAGTCGGAGGTACGGCGGCACGAGCTCGCCGCGTTCCTGCGGCACCGGCGGGAGCACATCACGCCCGAGCAGGTGGGCCTGCCGCGGGGCAGCCGCCGCCGCACGCCGGGGCTGCGGCGGGAGGAGGTCGCCCAGCTCTCCTCGGTGGGCGTCACCTGGTACACGTGGCTGGAGCAGGCCCGGGACATCCAGGTCTCCGTGCAGGTCCTCGACGCGCTCGCCCGCAGCCTGATGCTGGACTCGAACGAGCGGGCCCATCTCTTCCAGCTGGCCGGCGCCGTCGACCCGACTCCGGCGTGGCGGTGTCCGACGATCACACCGGCGCTGCTGCAGATGCTGGAGCAGCTGGAGCCGCTGCCCGCCTGCATCCAGAACAGCCGGTACGACATCCTCGCGTACAACCGCACGTACGGCCGGCTGCTGTGCGACCTCGACGAGGTGGCGCCGGAGGACCGCAACTGCATGCTCCTCATCACGACCAACGAGCAGTGGCGGTCCTCGATCGTGCTGCTCGACGAGACGGTGCGGCTGATGGCCGCGAAGTTCCGGGCGGCCATGGCCGGGCATCTCGCCGATCCCGCCTGGAAGATGCTGCTCAAGCGGTTGTGCGCCGAGTCGGAGGAGTTCCGGGAGGTGTGGGGGCGGCACGAGGTGGTGGGGGCGCGGAGCAAGACGAAGCTGTTCGACAACCGGTACGTGGGGCGGCTGACGCTCGTCCACACCGATCTGTGGCTCGGGCCGGCGCAGGGGGCGCGGATGGTGACGTACGCGCCGGCGGACGGGGAGTCGCGCGAGCGGCTCGAACGGTTGCGGGGCGCTGCGGGGCGGGCCTGA
- a CDS encoding MFS transporter: protein MPELSPRRRMLVLAICCMSLLIVSLDNTVLNVALPSMQKDLHASLSGMQWTIDAYTLVLAALLMLAGSTADRIGRRKVFMAGLVVFTIGSVLCSLAPDLESLVAFRMIQAVGGSMLNPVAMSIITNTFTDPRERARAIGVWGAVVGISMAAGPLVGGLLVDSVGWRSIFWVNLPVGLAALLLTLRYVPESRAPKARRPDPVGQLLVIALLGSLTYAIIEAPDSGAAETVVFGAVALAALTALLWYEPRRDEPLIDLRFFRSAPFSGATVVAVSAFSALGGFLFLSTLYLQNVRGLSALHAGLWMLPMAAMTFVCAPLSGRLVGNRGPRLSLLVAGTAMTASGVLFAAFEAETANVTLVIGYVLFGLGFGFVNAPITNTAVSGMPRAQAGVAAAVASTSRQIGQTLGVAVIGAVLASGVGTASYRGAFVPAARPAWWIIAACGLVVLVVGAATSGPRARRSAERTAHALEAPEIKESASIH from the coding sequence ATGCCTGAGCTCAGCCCCCGCCGGCGCATGCTGGTGCTCGCGATCTGCTGCATGAGCCTGCTGATCGTGAGTCTCGACAACACCGTTCTCAACGTCGCGCTGCCCTCCATGCAGAAGGATCTGCACGCGAGCCTGTCGGGCATGCAGTGGACGATCGACGCGTACACGCTCGTGCTCGCCGCCCTGCTGATGCTCGCGGGCTCGACCGCCGACCGCATCGGCCGCCGGAAGGTCTTCATGGCGGGGCTGGTGGTCTTCACCATCGGCTCGGTCCTGTGCTCGCTCGCGCCCGACCTGGAGTCGCTCGTCGCCTTCCGCATGATCCAGGCGGTCGGCGGCTCGATGCTCAACCCGGTCGCCATGTCGATCATCACCAACACCTTCACGGACCCGCGTGAGCGGGCCCGCGCGATCGGTGTCTGGGGCGCCGTGGTCGGCATATCCATGGCCGCCGGCCCGCTGGTCGGCGGCCTCCTGGTGGACTCGGTCGGCTGGCGCTCGATCTTCTGGGTCAACCTGCCGGTGGGCCTGGCCGCGCTCCTGCTCACCCTGCGGTACGTGCCCGAGTCCCGCGCCCCGAAGGCCCGCCGCCCCGATCCCGTCGGCCAGCTCCTGGTGATCGCGCTGCTCGGCTCCCTGACGTACGCGATCATCGAGGCGCCCGACTCGGGCGCCGCCGAGACCGTCGTCTTCGGCGCGGTCGCGCTCGCCGCGCTGACCGCTCTGCTCTGGTACGAGCCGAGGCGCGACGAACCCCTCATCGACCTGCGCTTCTTCCGGTCGGCGCCGTTCAGCGGGGCGACGGTGGTGGCGGTCAGCGCGTTCTCGGCGCTGGGCGGGTTCCTCTTCCTGTCGACGCTGTACCTGCAGAACGTGCGGGGCCTGAGCGCGCTGCACGCGGGACTGTGGATGCTGCCGATGGCGGCGATGACGTTCGTCTGCGCGCCGCTGTCGGGCCGCCTGGTCGGCAACCGCGGTCCGCGGCTGTCCCTGCTGGTGGCCGGTACGGCGATGACGGCGAGCGGGGTGCTGTTCGCGGCGTTCGAGGCGGAGACGGCGAACGTGACGCTTGTCATCGGGTACGTGCTGTTCGGGCTGGGCTTCGGTTTCGTGAACGCGCCCATCACGAACACGGCGGTCTCGGGGATGCCCCGGGCGCAGGCGGGGGTGGCGGCGGCGGTCGCCTCCACCAGCCGTCAGATCGGCCAGACGCTGGGCGTCGCGGTGATAGGCGCGGTCCTGGCCTCGGGGGTCGGCACGGCCTCCTACCGGGGCGCGTTCGTCCCGGCGGCGCGGCCCGCATGGTGGATCATCGCGGCCTGCGGCCTCGTGGTCCTGGTGGTGGGAGCGGCGACGAGCGGCCCCCGGGCCCGCCGCTCCGCCGAGCGCACGGCCCACGCACTGGAAGCGCCGGAAATCAAGGAGTCGGCAAGCATCCACTGA
- the dusB gene encoding tRNA dihydrouridine synthase DusB: MPTLTSMPAPAVNTALQIGPHTVRPPVVLAPMAGITNAPFRTLCREFSGGKGLFVSEMITTRALVERNEKTMQLIRFDASETPRSIQLYGVDPATVGKAVRMIAQEGLADHIDLNFGCPVPKVTRKGGGSALPYKRHLLRAILREAVSGAGDLPVTMKMRKGIDDDHITFLDAGRIAVEEGVTAIALHGRTAAQHYGGTADWDAIARLKEHVPEIPVLGNGDIWSADDALRMVRETGCDGVVVGRGCLGRPWLFADLVAAFEGRPGDFARPALREVAAVMVRHATLLGEWLGDEARGVIDFRKHVAWYLKGFAVGSQMRGRLAVTSSLAALSEGLEELDLDQPWPVGADGPRGRTSGNNRVVLPDGWLKDPYDCAGISEDAELDTSGG, encoded by the coding sequence ATGCCCACGCTCACATCCATGCCCGCGCCCGCGGTGAACACCGCGCTGCAGATCGGTCCGCACACCGTCCGGCCGCCCGTCGTGCTCGCCCCCATGGCGGGCATCACGAACGCGCCGTTCCGCACCCTGTGCAGGGAGTTCAGCGGGGGCAAGGGGCTGTTCGTCAGCGAGATGATCACTACGCGGGCGTTGGTCGAGCGCAACGAGAAGACGATGCAGCTGATCCGGTTCGACGCGTCGGAGACGCCGCGGTCGATCCAGCTGTACGGCGTCGACCCCGCGACCGTCGGCAAGGCCGTCCGCATGATCGCGCAGGAGGGGCTGGCCGACCACATCGACCTGAACTTCGGCTGCCCGGTCCCCAAGGTGACCCGCAAGGGCGGCGGTTCGGCCCTCCCGTACAAGCGGCACCTGCTGCGGGCGATCCTGCGCGAGGCGGTGTCCGGGGCGGGGGACCTGCCGGTCACCATGAAGATGCGCAAGGGCATCGACGACGACCACATCACCTTCCTCGACGCCGGGCGGATCGCGGTCGAGGAGGGCGTGACGGCGATCGCGCTGCACGGGCGCACCGCGGCCCAGCACTACGGCGGGACGGCCGACTGGGACGCGATCGCCCGGCTGAAGGAGCATGTTCCGGAGATCCCCGTCCTCGGCAACGGCGACATCTGGTCGGCGGACGACGCGCTGCGGATGGTTCGGGAGACCGGGTGCGACGGGGTGGTGGTCGGGCGGGGCTGCCTCGGGCGGCCCTGGCTGTTCGCGGACCTGGTGGCGGCGTTCGAGGGGCGGCCCGGTGACTTCGCCCGTCCGGCCCTCCGGGAGGTGGCGGCCGTGATGGTGCGGCACGCGACGCTGCTCGGGGAGTGGCTCGGGGACGAGGCCCGCGGGGTCATCGACTTCCGCAAGCACGTGGCCTGGTACCTGAAGGGGTTCGCGGTCGGGTCGCAGATGCGCGGGCGGCTCGCGGTCACCTCGTCGCTGGCGGCGCTCTCCGAAGGGCTGGAGGAGCTGGACCTCGACCAGCCGTGGCCGGTGGGCGCGGACGGCCCCCGCGGACGGACGTCCGGCAACAACCGGGTCGTCCTGCCGGACGGTTGGCTGAAGGACCCCTACGACTGCGCGGGCATCAGCGAGGACGCGGAGCTGGACACGTCGGGGGGCTGA
- a CDS encoding glycogen debranching N-terminal domain-containing protein, producing MTDRHHLLVHGGTFAAVDDGGDISGVRGGSSHAAPDGLFVRDARHLSRWQLTVDGAVPETLSPVADGDVARCVLVPRGGRQEPPAHTVFREQAVAEGSFVETLRITSNRPVPTTVRIAVTADADFTDQFELRSDHRTYAKTGAVRSRRILDDGVEFGYRRGEWRSCTTVTGEPAPDGVEETGTGARRLVWSLGLEPHGSAGLTLRVAARPHGAAPPEVPLTPAAANARLEALEGEFARGVPFPTGWPELAAACARGVSDLAVLQVPAKGPDGEDLRVPAAGVPWFLTLLGRDALLTSLFALPYRPQLAAATLPALAAVQATEVGVGAVAQPGKIVHEVRHGELAHFGQVPYGRYYGSVDATPLFLVLLGAYVEQTGDAVLARRLEPHARAAVGWMLDHGGLTSRGYLVYRADEGGLANQNWKDSPGAICSGDGSRPSGPVMAAGAQGYAYDALRRTAHLSRTVWGDEVYAALLEQAAGDLRDRFQRDFWMADRSFPALALDGDGNQVDALASDAGHLLWSGLLDKEYGEVVGRRLLEPDFFSGWGVRTLAAGQPAYHPLSYHRGSVWPHDNALITLGLARYGLHDEARTVAHGLVDAATAAGHRLPEVLAGYGRGTHAEPVPYPHACVRESRSAAAPLALLTAVGGA from the coding sequence ATGACGGACCGGCATCATCTGCTCGTACACGGCGGGACGTTCGCGGCCGTGGACGACGGCGGAGACATCAGCGGTGTGCGGGGCGGCAGTTCGCACGCCGCCCCCGACGGACTGTTCGTGCGCGACGCCCGGCACCTGAGCCGCTGGCAGCTGACCGTCGACGGGGCGGTGCCCGAGACCCTGTCACCGGTCGCGGACGGCGACGTCGCCCGCTGCGTGCTCGTGCCGCGCGGTGGCCGGCAGGAGCCGCCCGCCCACACGGTCTTCCGCGAACAGGCGGTCGCGGAGGGCTCGTTCGTCGAGACGCTGCGGATCACGAGCAACCGCCCGGTGCCGACGACGGTCCGGATCGCGGTCACCGCGGACGCCGACTTCACGGACCAGTTCGAGCTGCGCTCCGACCACCGCACGTACGCCAAGACGGGCGCCGTCCGCTCCCGCCGGATCCTGGACGACGGCGTGGAGTTCGGCTACCGGCGCGGGGAGTGGCGGTCCTGTACGACCGTCACCGGCGAGCCCGCGCCCGACGGTGTGGAGGAGACCGGCACGGGCGCGCGGCGCCTGGTCTGGTCCCTCGGCCTGGAACCGCACGGGTCGGCCGGACTGACCCTGCGGGTGGCGGCGCGCCCGCACGGCGCGGCGCCTCCGGAGGTACCCCTCACCCCGGCCGCCGCGAACGCCCGGCTCGAAGCGCTGGAGGGGGAGTTCGCGCGGGGTGTGCCCTTCCCGACGGGCTGGCCCGAGCTGGCGGCGGCGTGCGCGCGGGGCGTGTCCGACCTGGCGGTGCTCCAGGTGCCGGCGAAGGGCCCCGACGGCGAGGACCTGCGCGTCCCCGCGGCGGGGGTCCCCTGGTTCCTGACGCTCCTGGGCCGCGACGCCCTCCTCACCTCCCTCTTCGCGCTCCCCTACCGCCCCCAGCTGGCGGCCGCCACGCTGCCCGCGCTCGCGGCGGTCCAGGCGACCGAGGTCGGCGTGGGCGCGGTGGCCCAGCCGGGCAAGATCGTGCACGAGGTGCGGCACGGGGAGCTGGCGCACTTCGGGCAGGTGCCGTACGGCCGTTACTACGGTTCGGTCGACGCCACCCCGCTCTTCCTGGTCCTCCTCGGCGCGTACGTGGAGCAGACCGGGGACGCGGTGCTCGCCCGCCGCCTGGAACCGCACGCCCGCGCGGCGGTCGGCTGGATGCTGGACCACGGCGGGCTGACCTCGCGCGGCTACCTCGTCTACCGCGCGGACGAGGGCGGGCTCGCCAACCAGAACTGGAAGGACTCGCCCGGCGCGATCTGCTCGGGCGACGGCAGCCGGCCGAGCGGTCCGGTGATGGCGGCGGGGGCGCAGGGGTACGCCTACGACGCCCTGCGGCGCACGGCGCACCTGTCGCGGACGGTGTGGGGCGACGAGGTGTACGCGGCGCTGCTGGAGCAGGCCGCGGGGGATCTGCGGGACCGGTTCCAGCGGGACTTCTGGATGGCGGACCGCTCCTTCCCGGCGCTCGCGCTGGACGGCGACGGGAACCAGGTCGACGCGCTGGCGTCCGACGCGGGGCACCTGCTGTGGTCCGGGCTGCTGGACAAGGAGTACGGGGAGGTGGTGGGGCGGCGCCTGCTGGAGCCGGACTTCTTCTCGGGGTGGGGTGTACGGACGCTCGCCGCGGGCCAGCCCGCCTACCATCCGCTGTCGTACCACCGCGGTTCGGTGTGGCCGCACGACAACGCGCTGATCACGTTGGGGCTGGCGCGGTACGGGCTGCACGACGAGGCCCGTACGGTCGCCCACGGGCTGGTGGACGCGGCGACGGCCGCGGGGCACCGGCTGCCCGAGGTCCTCGCGGGGTACGGCCGCGGGACGCATGCAGAGCCGGTCCCGTATCCGCACGCGTGCGTCCGGGAGTCCCGGTCCGCGGCCGCGCCGCTGGCGCTGCTCACGGCGGTGGGCGGCGCGTAG